In the Diprion similis isolate iyDipSimi1 chromosome 2, iyDipSimi1.1, whole genome shotgun sequence genome, one interval contains:
- the LOC124416477 gene encoding V-type proton ATPase subunit H isoform X1, with product MADRSAIRDIIPALPDEKIDMLAATSVLQQQATDIRNQRINWQSYLQSQMISKEDYDFVVAFDTSDAAAREAKLKENPSQAAKTFLNLLGHVSKDQTIQYILIMIDDMLQEDRNRVEIFREHSSRKRESVWGPFLNLLNRPDGFIMNMTSRIIAKIACWSHEIMEKTDLHFYLTWLKDQLKLNFEALQEASLHAEIVQDITPNEAGDSNELHELQNPNNEYIQSVARCLQMMLRIDEYRFAFVSVDGISTLLSVLSGRVNFQVQYQLIFCLWVLTFNPLLAEKMNKFNVIPILADILSDSVKEKVTRIILAVFRNLIEKVEDGQVAKEHCIAMVQCKVLKQLSILEQRKFDDEDITEDIEYLNDRLQASVQDLSSFDEYATEVKSGRLEWSPVHKSAKFWRENASRLNEKNYELLRILVHLLETSKDPLVLSVASFDIGEYVRHYPRGKHVIEQLGGKQRVMQLLGHEDPNVRYEALLAVQKLMVHNWEYLGKQLEKEQTGMPGSGGAQVPAKA from the exons ATGGCAGACAGATCAGCCATCAGGGACATCATTCCCGCTCTTCCCGACGAGAAAATAG ACATGCTCGCCGCGACGAGTGTCCTGCAGCAGCAGGCTACGGACATAAGGAACCAACGCATCAACTGGCAATCGTATCTCCA ATCTCAGATGATCTCAAAGGAGGACTATGACTTTGTGGTTGCCTTTGATACCAGCGATGCGGCAGCACGTGAagcaaaattaaaagaaaatccaAGCCAAGCAGCTAAAACCTTCCTAAATCTATTGGGCCACGTTTCGAAGGATCAAACTATCCAGTATATTCTCATTATGATTGATGATATGTTACAG GAGGATCGTAATCGTGTTGAAATATTCCGTGAGCACTCGTCTCGCAAGCGAGAATCTGTTTGGGGACCATTTTTGAATCTACTGAATAGACCAGATGGATTCATCATGAATATGACGTCCCGTATCATTGCTAAGATAGCTTGCTGGAGCCATGAAATTATGGAGAAAACCGATCTCCACTTTTACCTCACTTGGCTAAAGGATCAGCTTAAACTTAAC TTTGAGGCCCTTCAGGAGGCAAGCTTGCATGCAGAGATAGTACAGGACATCACACCCAACGAAGCTGGAGATTCCAATGAACTGCATGAATTGCAGAACCCG AACAACGAATATATTCAATCTGTTGCTCGTTGTCTGCAAATGATGCTGAGGATTGACGAGTACCGATTCGCCTTTGTTTCTGTCGATGGAATTTCTACACTTTTGAGCGTTTTGTCTGGAAGGGTAAACTTTCAAGTCCAATATCAACTGATATTCTGTTTGTGGGTTTTGACGTTCAACCCTCTTCTTGCTGAGAAGATGAACAA GTTCAATGTAATTCCCATTCTTGCTGATATTCTCAGTGACTCTGTCAAGGAAAAGGTGACTCGCATCATTCTGGCAGTGTTCAGG AACCTCATCGAGAAAGTTGAAGACGGCCAGGTAGCGAAAGAGCATTGCATTGCTATGGTCCAGTGCAAAGTATTGAAGCAACTCTCCATCCTAGAGCAGCGCAAATTTGATGATGAAGACATAACTGAAGACATTGAATATTTGAACGACAGACTACAGGCGTCTGTTCAAGATTTGAGTTCATTTGACGAATATGCTACTGAAGTCAAATCTGGTCGGCTTGAGTGGTCACCAGTCCACAAGTCAGCCAAATTTTGGAGGGAGAATGCTAGTCGTcttaatgagaaaaattatgaactaTTACGCATACTGGTTCACCTATTGGAGACTAGCAAAGACCCACTTGTTCTTAGTGTTGCCAGTTTTGACATCGGAGAGTATGTGCGCCACTATCCTCGTGGAAAACA TGTTATTGAACAGTTGGGTGGCAAGCAACGTGTAATGCAGTTGCTTGGACATGAAGATCCTAATGTTCGCTATGAAGCTCTTCTTGCAGTTCAAAAGCTGATGGTACACAATTG GGAGTATCTTGGCAAGCAATTGGAGAAGGAACAAACTGGTATGCCAGGATCAGGAGGGGCTCAGGTTCCTGCTAAAGCCTAA
- the LOC124416477 gene encoding V-type proton ATPase subunit H isoform X2, with the protein MADRSAIRDIIPALPDEKIDMLAATSVLQQQATDIRNQRINWQSYLQSQMISKEDYDFVVAFDTSDAAAREAKLKENPSQAAKTFLNLLGHVSKDQTIQYILIMIDDMLQEDRNRVEIFREHSSRKRESVWGPFLNLLNRPDGFIMNMTSRIIAKIACWSHEIMEKTDLHFYLTWLKDQLKLNNNEYIQSVARCLQMMLRIDEYRFAFVSVDGISTLLSVLSGRVNFQVQYQLIFCLWVLTFNPLLAEKMNKFNVIPILADILSDSVKEKVTRIILAVFRNLIEKVEDGQVAKEHCIAMVQCKVLKQLSILEQRKFDDEDITEDIEYLNDRLQASVQDLSSFDEYATEVKSGRLEWSPVHKSAKFWRENASRLNEKNYELLRILVHLLETSKDPLVLSVASFDIGEYVRHYPRGKHVIEQLGGKQRVMQLLGHEDPNVRYEALLAVQKLMVHNWEYLGKQLEKEQTGMPGSGGAQVPAKA; encoded by the exons ATGGCAGACAGATCAGCCATCAGGGACATCATTCCCGCTCTTCCCGACGAGAAAATAG ACATGCTCGCCGCGACGAGTGTCCTGCAGCAGCAGGCTACGGACATAAGGAACCAACGCATCAACTGGCAATCGTATCTCCA ATCTCAGATGATCTCAAAGGAGGACTATGACTTTGTGGTTGCCTTTGATACCAGCGATGCGGCAGCACGTGAagcaaaattaaaagaaaatccaAGCCAAGCAGCTAAAACCTTCCTAAATCTATTGGGCCACGTTTCGAAGGATCAAACTATCCAGTATATTCTCATTATGATTGATGATATGTTACAG GAGGATCGTAATCGTGTTGAAATATTCCGTGAGCACTCGTCTCGCAAGCGAGAATCTGTTTGGGGACCATTTTTGAATCTACTGAATAGACCAGATGGATTCATCATGAATATGACGTCCCGTATCATTGCTAAGATAGCTTGCTGGAGCCATGAAATTATGGAGAAAACCGATCTCCACTTTTACCTCACTTGGCTAAAGGATCAGCTTAAACTTAAC AACAACGAATATATTCAATCTGTTGCTCGTTGTCTGCAAATGATGCTGAGGATTGACGAGTACCGATTCGCCTTTGTTTCTGTCGATGGAATTTCTACACTTTTGAGCGTTTTGTCTGGAAGGGTAAACTTTCAAGTCCAATATCAACTGATATTCTGTTTGTGGGTTTTGACGTTCAACCCTCTTCTTGCTGAGAAGATGAACAA GTTCAATGTAATTCCCATTCTTGCTGATATTCTCAGTGACTCTGTCAAGGAAAAGGTGACTCGCATCATTCTGGCAGTGTTCAGG AACCTCATCGAGAAAGTTGAAGACGGCCAGGTAGCGAAAGAGCATTGCATTGCTATGGTCCAGTGCAAAGTATTGAAGCAACTCTCCATCCTAGAGCAGCGCAAATTTGATGATGAAGACATAACTGAAGACATTGAATATTTGAACGACAGACTACAGGCGTCTGTTCAAGATTTGAGTTCATTTGACGAATATGCTACTGAAGTCAAATCTGGTCGGCTTGAGTGGTCACCAGTCCACAAGTCAGCCAAATTTTGGAGGGAGAATGCTAGTCGTcttaatgagaaaaattatgaactaTTACGCATACTGGTTCACCTATTGGAGACTAGCAAAGACCCACTTGTTCTTAGTGTTGCCAGTTTTGACATCGGAGAGTATGTGCGCCACTATCCTCGTGGAAAACA TGTTATTGAACAGTTGGGTGGCAAGCAACGTGTAATGCAGTTGCTTGGACATGAAGATCCTAATGTTCGCTATGAAGCTCTTCTTGCAGTTCAAAAGCTGATGGTACACAATTG GGAGTATCTTGGCAAGCAATTGGAGAAGGAACAAACTGGTATGCCAGGATCAGGAGGGGCTCAGGTTCCTGCTAAAGCCTAA